One region of Kazachstania africana CBS 2517 chromosome 3, complete genome genomic DNA includes:
- the IME4 gene encoding mRNA (N6-adenosine)-methyltransferase (similar to Saccharomyces cerevisiae IME4 (YGL192W); ancestral locus Anc_8.152), producing the protein MMINLDILTFLIDNNLDILKYPILGKIVDIFAIFQMIMGSNNRITIDDFLSQLQIISGITEGSIGIKDGVNPLDPDEIIDFIDVFSLKILLNQLTQRTVTPKKKEVVGTNHETIIDHSKTNAEKLLDLIDFKQAENKTNLQNDTLVKNLSIKVKKLLATEPKSFQLARERSKETFPVSEYIPKCNDKSHSVILADIIYIANNKIQSIQISKITDNIDLLDCVKSKIHFIPNIKPQTDLSLGDCSYLDTCHKLNSCRYLHYIQYIPESLVEETKQRTQALNEIKLDNLKLPFYTHGYCCSTASKVKLPPQWIKCDVRKFDFDILGKFSVVIADPAWNIHMNLPYGTCNDIELLELPLDKLQDEGVLFLWVTGRAIEIGKDSLKNWGYEVVNEISWIKTNQLGRTIVTGRTGHWLNHSKEHLLVGVKGNPLWLNKHIDVDLIVSTTRETSRKPDELYEIIERLVGPHARKLEIFGRDHNIRPGWFTIGNQLTGTCIHELDVKRKYDKFIEVSSKQKQQSQKKRQHNNNNINNNRQQSSASLTVPSNMMPQAPLSSNKENYYYNMASRGVNMPYIGQNSMNTSFNNNVFNSLPSYYMPSLNEPQQQQHQKQYYYGYQ; encoded by the coding sequence ATGATGATCAATTTAGATATTTTGACTTTTTTAATCGATAACAATTTAGATATACTCAAATATCCAATATTAGGAAAGATTGTTGACATTTTTGccatctttcaaatgattaTGGGAAGCAATAATAGAATAACCATTGATGATTTCCTTAGTCAGTTACAAATAATTTCAGGAATCACTGAAGGTTCCATTGGTATCAAAGATGGTGTTAATCCTCTCGATCCAGATGAAATCATAGATTTCATTGACGTATTTTCTCTTAAGATTTTACTCAATCAGCTAACGCAAAGGACTGTCACaccaaaaaagaaagaggtTGTGGGAACCAATCATGAAACGATTATCGATCATTCAAAGACAAATGCTGAAAAGTTATTAGATTTAATAGACTTTAAACAGGCcgaaaataaaacaaacCTCCAAAATGATACATTGgttaaaaatttatcaataaaagtgaagaaattgCTAGCCACTGAACCAAAATCATTCCAATTAGCAAGAGAAAGatcaaaagaaacattCCCAGTTAGTGAATACATCCCGAAGTGTAATGATAAATCACATTCTGTCATTTTGGCAGATATAATTTACATCGCAAATAATAAGATTCAATCCAtccaaatatcaaagattaCCGACAATATTGATCTACTAGATTGTGTCAAATCTaaaattcattttataCCCAATATAAAACCACAGACAGATCTCTCTTTAGGTGATTGTTCATACCTCGATACTTGTCataaattaaattcatGTCGTTATCTTCATTACATTCAATATATCCCAGAATCTTTAGTTGAAGAGACAAAACAAAGAACACAGGCACtcaatgaaatcaaattagataatttgaaattaccATTTTATACACACGGTTATTGTTGCTCAACGGCATCAAAGGTGAAGTTACCTCCTCAATGGATAAAATGTGACgttagaaaatttgatttcgATATATTGGGTAAATTCTCTGTGGTTATAGCGGATCCTGCTTGGAATATACATATGAATTTGCCCTATGGTACTTGTAACGACattgaattattggaattaCCATTGGATAAATTACAGGATGAAGGTGTGTTATTCCTTTGGGTTACAGGAAGAGCCATTGAAATTGGTaaagattctttgaaaaattgggGGTATGAAGTCGTTAACGAAATTTCCTGGATCAAAACAAATCAGTTGGGTAGAACTATCGTCACTGGCAGGACAGGACATTGGTTGAATCATTCTAAAGAGCATTTATTGGTGGGTGTCAAAGGCAATCCATTATGGTTGAACAAACACATTGACGTAGACCTTATCGTTTCTACTACCAGAGAAACAAGTAGAAAACCTGATGAATTAtatgaaatcattgaaaggTTAGTAGGTCCACACGCTAGAAAATTGGAGATATTCGGCAGAGACCACAATATCAGACCTGGTTGGTTCACAATTGGTAACCAGTTGACTGGAACATGTATACACGAATTAGATGTTAAGAGAAAATAtgataaattcattgaagttTCCTCTaaacaaaaacaacaaTCCCAGAAAAAGAGACAGcacaataataataatattaataataataggCAACAGTCCTCAGCTTCATTGACAGTACCATCCAATATGATGCCTCAGGCACCTTTGTCGTCGAACAAAGAGAATTATTACTATAATATGGCAAGTAGAGGTGTTAATATGCCATATATTGGACAAAATTCTATGAATAcgtctttcaataataacgTTTTCAACAGCTTACCCTCGTACTATATGCCGAGTTTGAACGAACcgcaacaacaacagcatCAAAAGCAATATTATTACGGctatcaataa
- the COX13 gene encoding cytochrome c oxidase subunit VIa (similar to Saccharomyces cerevisiae COX13 (YGL191W); ancestral locus Anc_8.151), which yields MNNILARSAIRRYATSSSKLPPYALKPAFGAPNKEAARMFKESISATESHAKGTSNLWMKISYWVAGPAILLAAINTYFVEKEHLEHRKHLEHVPDKDWPKDYEFMNIRSKPFFWGDGDKTLFWNPVVNRHINHDDD from the coding sequence atgaataatattttagCGAGGTCTGCAATTAGGAGGTATGCTACATCGTCGAGTAAATTACCTCCATATGCGTTGAAACCAGCATTCGGAGCGCCCAATAAGGAGGCAGCAAGGATGTTCAAAGAGTCAATAAGTGCAACTGAGTCGCATGCCAAAGGTACTTCTAATTTATGGATGAAGATATCGTATTGGGTGGCAGGACCTGCAATACTCCTAGCAGCAATAAATACATATTTTGTAGAGAAGGAGCATTTGGAACATAGGAAACATCTAGAGCACGTGCCCGACAAGGATTGGCCTAAAGACTATGAATTCATGAATATTAGAAGTAAACCATTCTTTTGGGGAGATGGTGACAAGACATTGTTCTGGAACCCTGTCGTTAATAGGCATATCAACCATGATGACGATTGA